Proteins encoded in a region of the Streptomyces sp. NBC_00513 genome:
- a CDS encoding histidine kinase, translated as MHQILGGALLMPYFLLTQVVVGVVAGGRNALTSLPLALAAYGAALPLAAATGTFGLVRPMSVAAVRALCGVPGEGLAEGPARSWSARVRGSAWWTAHLGVGALVSGMCLALPPLAVFLIVAPFTGSVRHSDLGLFWLDGEARPYTTPLFGVALLVGIGWCVAGAGALLARLAPVLLGPAPADRLAAAEERAADLAVRNRLARELHDAVGHALSAVTLQASAARRVLDRDPAFVREALTAIEETTRRTVGELDAVLGLLREGEGEGGPDGPSRPGTEPAPTLAGDLDGLLARSRAAGTPITAHLDPGRAGDWARLPAITSREAYRIVQEGLSNALRHGGGAVELRIVLRDTDTDTDTDTGDGDDGDGLGERTGAGRAGADRDRGRAGNRERDRDQYRDRDGNGDRVGIGDGDQDPHPKPDPHPDPKPDPHPDPHPHPDPHPHPDPDPKPDPHPRPDPHPKPHPHPHPYRQPHGHRARQRELEITMTNPLASPGAGERDRRTAGGRGLRGIGERAALLGGAVEAGPHDGLWRMRAVLPLGGGGR; from the coding sequence GTGCACCAGATACTCGGCGGAGCCCTGTTGATGCCGTACTTCCTGCTGACCCAGGTGGTGGTCGGGGTGGTCGCGGGCGGGCGCAACGCCCTCACCTCCCTCCCGCTGGCCCTGGCCGCCTACGGGGCGGCCCTGCCCCTCGCCGCCGCGACCGGGACGTTCGGGCTGGTCCGGCCCATGTCGGTCGCCGCGGTGCGCGCCTTGTGCGGGGTGCCGGGGGAGGGGCTGGCGGAGGGCCCGGCCCGGTCCTGGTCGGCTCGGGTGCGCGGCTCGGCCTGGTGGACCGCGCACCTGGGGGTGGGCGCGCTGGTCAGCGGGATGTGCCTGGCGTTGCCGCCGCTGGCGGTGTTCCTCATCGTGGCACCGTTCACGGGCTCGGTGCGGCACTCCGACCTCGGGCTGTTCTGGCTCGACGGCGAGGCCCGCCCCTACACGACCCCACTGTTCGGGGTGGCCCTGCTCGTCGGGATCGGGTGGTGCGTCGCCGGCGCCGGCGCGCTGTTGGCCCGACTGGCGCCGGTCCTGCTCGGCCCCGCCCCGGCGGACCGGCTGGCGGCGGCCGAGGAGAGGGCCGCCGACCTGGCGGTGCGCAACCGGCTCGCCCGGGAACTGCACGACGCGGTCGGGCACGCGCTGAGCGCCGTCACCCTCCAGGCGAGTGCGGCACGGCGGGTCCTGGATCGCGACCCCGCCTTCGTCCGCGAGGCGCTGACCGCCATCGAGGAGACCACCCGCCGGACGGTCGGCGAGCTGGACGCGGTGCTCGGTCTCCTGCGCGAGGGGGAGGGCGAAGGCGGCCCGGATGGGCCGTCCAGGCCGGGTACGGAACCGGCTCCCACCCTCGCCGGCGACCTCGACGGGCTGCTGGCCCGCTCCCGAGCCGCCGGTACCCCGATCACCGCCCACCTGGACCCCGGCCGAGCCGGTGACTGGGCCCGGCTTCCGGCGATCACCTCCCGCGAGGCCTACCGGATCGTCCAGGAAGGCCTGAGCAACGCCCTGCGCCACGGGGGCGGGGCCGTGGAACTGCGCATCGTGCTGCGCGACACCGACACCGACACCGACACCGACACCGGCGACGGCGATGACGGCGACGGCTTGGGCGAGCGCACCGGAGCCGGCCGCGCCGGCGCTGACCGGGACCGCGGCCGGGCCGGGAACCGGGAGCGGGACCGGGACCAGTACCGAGACCGGGACGGGAACGGCGACCGCGTCGGGATCGGCGACGGCGATCAGGACCCGCACCCGAAGCCGGACCCGCACCCGGACCCGAAGCCGGACCCGCACCCGGACCCGCACCCGCACCCGGACCCGCACCCGCACCCGGACCCGGACCCGAAGCCGGACCCGCACCCGCGCCCGGACCCGCACCCGAAGCCGCACCCGCACCCGCACCCGTATCGGCAACCGCACGGGCATCGGGCTCGGCAGCGTGAACTGGAGATCACCATGACCAATCCACTCGCCTCACCCGGGGCCGGGGAGCGTGATCGCCGGACCGCCGGAGGGCGGGGCCTGCGCGGGATCGGTGAGCGGGCCGCCCTGCTCGGCGGGGCCGTCGAGGCCGGCCCGCACGACGGCCTGTGGCGGATGCGGGCCGTTCTGCCGCTGGGCGGGGGCGGGAGATGA
- a CDS encoding IclR family transcriptional regulator, whose protein sequence is MTTAESAGAGGAEPGGSGAHAAVKSAVRTVLLLEHFAARPGLHSLADIQHDLSLPKSSLYMLLRTLVNLGWVETDATGTRYGIGVRALLVGSSYIDGDEVVAAARPTLDRLSDDTTETIHLARMDGTSVVYLATRQSRHHLRPFTRVGRRLPAHSTALGKALLATHTDDEVRRLLPRRLEAVTEHTITDRDRLVDELALVREQGYAVDREESTLGLRCFGVAVPYRTPARDAVSCSVPVARLTDGHEHLIKAALFEARDRLSVVTRRM, encoded by the coding sequence ATGACCACAGCTGAGTCCGCCGGGGCGGGGGGTGCGGAGCCGGGGGGTTCGGGCGCTCACGCGGCCGTCAAGTCGGCGGTTCGCACGGTGCTGTTGCTGGAGCACTTCGCGGCGCGGCCGGGGCTGCACAGCCTCGCCGACATCCAGCACGATCTCTCCCTGCCGAAGTCCAGTCTCTACATGCTGCTGCGCACCCTGGTGAACCTGGGCTGGGTGGAGACGGACGCGACCGGGACGCGGTACGGCATAGGCGTACGGGCCCTCCTCGTCGGCAGTTCGTACATTGACGGCGACGAGGTGGTGGCGGCGGCCCGGCCCACCCTGGACCGGCTCTCCGACGACACGACGGAGACCATCCACCTGGCCCGGATGGACGGGACGAGCGTGGTGTACCTCGCCACCCGACAGTCCCGGCACCACCTGCGGCCGTTCACCCGGGTCGGACGGCGGCTGCCGGCCCACTCCACGGCGCTCGGCAAGGCACTGCTGGCCACACACACCGACGACGAGGTGCGCCGGCTGCTGCCGCGACGGCTGGAGGCGGTCACCGAGCACACCATCACCGACCGCGACCGACTCGTGGACGAGCTGGCGCTGGTACGGGAACAGGGGTACGCCGTGGACCGGGAGGAGAGCACGCTGGGGCTGCGGTGCTTCGGCGTGGCGGTGCCGTACCGGACGCCGGCGCGGGACGCGGTGAGCTGCTCGGTGCCGGTGGCCCGGCTGACGGACGGGCACGAGCACCTGATCAAGGCGGCGTTGTTCGAGGCACGGGACCGGCTGTCGGTGGTGACGCGGCGGATGTGA
- a CDS encoding aldehyde dehydrogenase (NADP(+)), giving the protein MAATPVWSVDPRTGKQREQVAVEATPGEVDEAVRAAHAARSALTDRTARVAFLRAAADLLDESAAHVIEAADAETALGPGRLTGELARTTGQLRAFADAVDEGAYLDVRIDHADPALSPPRPDLRRYKVPLGVVAVYAASNFPLAFSVPGGDTASALAAGCPVVVKAHPDHPATSELCASLLRRAAVATGLPAEVVAVVHGFEAGLELVRHPLVAAAGFTGSIRGGRALFDAAAARPVPIPFHGELGSLNPVVVTPAAATERAEEIGAGLAASVTLGVGQFCVKPGLVLVPSGGDGDRLAAALTKALGETEPGVLLDHRMRENFVAGVGERAALPGVTAPVTPGSGGEHTVGAGYLTVDAANLLAGGAHDVLLEECFGPVTVVVRYADQHEAAGVLGLLGGNLSATLQLSDAETAGAPGPAGALIEQVTGLAGRIVVNGWPTGVAVAPAQHHGGPYPAATSHSTSVGGTAVERWLRPVAYQSVPDALLPAELREANPLGLPRRVTGERVSAQEL; this is encoded by the coding sequence ATGGCAGCAACACCAGTCTGGAGTGTGGACCCCCGCACCGGGAAGCAGCGCGAGCAGGTTGCGGTGGAGGCCACACCCGGGGAGGTGGACGAGGCCGTCCGCGCGGCCCACGCCGCCCGTTCCGCCCTGACCGACCGCACCGCGCGGGTCGCGTTCCTGCGCGCCGCGGCCGATCTGCTCGACGAGTCCGCCGCCCACGTCATCGAGGCGGCCGACGCGGAGACCGCGCTGGGCCCGGGCCGCCTCACCGGCGAACTCGCCCGTACCACCGGCCAACTGCGTGCCTTCGCCGACGCCGTGGACGAGGGCGCGTACCTCGACGTGCGCATCGACCACGCCGACCCGGCGCTGAGCCCGCCGCGCCCCGACCTGCGTCGCTACAAGGTGCCGCTGGGCGTGGTCGCCGTCTACGCCGCCTCCAACTTCCCCCTCGCCTTCTCCGTACCCGGCGGGGACACCGCGAGCGCGCTGGCCGCGGGCTGCCCGGTCGTGGTCAAGGCCCATCCCGACCATCCGGCCACCTCCGAGTTGTGTGCCTCCCTGCTGCGCCGGGCGGCGGTCGCGACCGGGCTTCCCGCGGAGGTCGTCGCGGTGGTCCACGGCTTCGAGGCCGGGCTGGAACTGGTGCGTCACCCGCTCGTCGCCGCCGCCGGGTTCACCGGTTCCATCCGGGGCGGTCGGGCCCTGTTCGACGCGGCCGCCGCGCGGCCCGTCCCCATCCCCTTCCACGGCGAACTCGGCTCCCTCAACCCCGTCGTGGTCACCCCGGCGGCGGCCACCGAGCGCGCCGAGGAGATCGGCGCCGGACTCGCCGCTTCCGTCACCCTCGGGGTCGGCCAGTTCTGCGTGAAGCCCGGGCTGGTGCTGGTCCCCTCGGGCGGGGACGGCGACCGGCTGGCCGCCGCCCTCACCAAGGCGCTCGGCGAGACCGAACCCGGCGTGCTGCTGGACCACCGGATGCGGGAGAACTTCGTCGCCGGGGTCGGCGAACGGGCCGCCCTGCCCGGCGTCACCGCACCCGTGACCCCCGGTTCCGGCGGGGAACACACCGTCGGCGCGGGCTACCTGACGGTCGACGCCGCAAACCTTCTGGCGGGCGGCGCCCACGACGTGCTGTTGGAGGAGTGCTTCGGCCCGGTGACCGTCGTGGTCCGGTACGCCGATCAGCACGAGGCGGCCGGGGTACTGGGACTCCTCGGCGGAAACCTGAGCGCCACCCTCCAGCTGTCCGACGCCGAGACCGCAGGCGCGCCCGGACCGGCCGGCGCACTGATCGAGCAGGTCACCGGCCTGGCGGGACGGATCGTCGTCAACGGCTGGCCGACCGGTGTCGCGGTGGCGCCGGCCCAGCACCACGGCGGCCCGTACCCGGCGGCGACCTCGCACTCCACGTCGGTCGGCGGCACCGCCGTCGAGCGCTGGCTGCGGCCGGTGGCCTACCAGTCGGTGCCGGACGCCCTGCTGCCGGCGGAACTGCGGGAGGCCAACCCGCTGGGTCTGCCCCGCCGGGTCACCGGGGAGCGGGTCAGCGCGCAGGAGCTCTGA
- a CDS encoding TerD family protein translates to MTPGSNLPLNTVRVTVDVAAPVRLDVSGLLLAADGKVRSDADFIFYNQPTGPGVSHRSGGGSTPDSITVDTGAVPPGIERIVVTASPDAAGQTFQGIEPTATVRDAVGGAVIATFTPPQLGSETALVVVEVYLRGGVWKVRAVGQGYANGLAGIATDFGVSVDEEPPPAAAAAPSAPPAPPAPPAAPPAQYPPSPWLGGSTPTPAASTPAAPAPAQAWGTPTPTPAPAAPPAAPAAAPGAGKINLDKGRVTLQKNQTVSLVKGGRPLLSQVKMGLGWEPAFRGRDIDLDASVIAYGPQRNHIDSCYFGKLSILNGAVKHSGDNLTGEGAGDDEVIVVDLGRLPAEATGLVFTVNSFSGQKFSEVAKAYCRLIDAASGEELVRFDLTGAEPQTGVMMAKLIKQFSGEWEMTAIGDFVKSRTVRGMVKPASQAL, encoded by the coding sequence ATGACCCCTGGTTCCAATCTGCCGCTCAACACCGTCCGGGTGACGGTGGACGTGGCTGCTCCGGTGCGGCTCGACGTATCGGGACTTCTCCTCGCCGCGGACGGCAAGGTGCGTTCCGACGCCGACTTCATCTTCTACAACCAGCCGACCGGCCCCGGTGTGAGTCACCGGTCCGGGGGCGGTTCGACGCCCGACTCGATCACGGTGGACACCGGCGCCGTGCCGCCGGGCATCGAGCGGATCGTGGTCACCGCCAGCCCGGACGCCGCCGGGCAGACCTTCCAGGGCATCGAGCCCACGGCCACGGTGCGGGACGCGGTCGGCGGCGCGGTGATCGCCACCTTCACCCCGCCCCAGCTGGGCTCCGAGACCGCGCTCGTCGTCGTCGAGGTCTACCTGCGCGGCGGCGTGTGGAAGGTGCGCGCCGTCGGCCAGGGGTACGCCAACGGCCTCGCCGGCATCGCCACCGACTTCGGGGTCTCCGTGGACGAGGAGCCGCCCCCGGCCGCGGCCGCGGCCCCGTCGGCACCCCCCGCCCCGCCCGCGCCGCCCGCCGCGCCGCCCGCCCAGTACCCGCCCTCCCCCTGGCTCGGGGGTTCGACGCCCACCCCGGCCGCCTCCACCCCCGCCGCCCCGGCCCCCGCCCAGGCCTGGGGCACCCCGACGCCCACGCCTGCCCCCGCCGCCCCGCCCGCCGCCCCCGCGGCCGCCCCCGGCGCCGGGAAGATCAACCTCGACAAGGGGCGGGTCACCCTCCAGAAGAACCAGACCGTCTCCCTCGTCAAGGGCGGTCGCCCGCTGCTCTCGCAGGTCAAGATGGGCCTCGGCTGGGAGCCCGCGTTCCGCGGCCGCGACATCGACCTCGACGCCTCGGTCATCGCGTACGGCCCCCAGCGCAACCACATCGACAGCTGTTACTTCGGCAAGCTGTCCATCCTGAACGGCGCCGTCAAGCACTCCGGCGACAACCTCACCGGCGAGGGAGCCGGGGACGACGAGGTGATCGTCGTGGACCTCGGCCGGCTGCCCGCCGAGGCGACGGGGCTGGTCTTCACGGTCAACTCCTTCTCCGGCCAGAAGTTCAGCGAGGTCGCGAAGGCCTATTGCCGTCTGATCGACGCCGCGAGCGGGGAGGAGCTCGTGCGCTTCGACCTCACGGGCGCCGAACCCCAAACCGGCGTGATGATGGCCAAGTTGATCAAGCAGTTCAGCGGTGAGTGGGAGATGACGGCCATCGGGGACTTTGTGAAGTCCCGCACAGTGCGCGGCATGGTCAAACCCGCCTCGCAGGCACTCTGA
- a CDS encoding alkaline phosphatase PhoX, translating into MPLTRRDFTARTVIAGAGVALTGTVGALATAPGALAADDGTRHDEQGRPHGPGYGPLVPDPAGILALPAGFRYRVITHSGVTTLDSGETTPSNHDGTAAFEGHRGVTLLVNNHELKGPRTGWDRPVPLAEGLVYDPAAAGGCTVVEVRRGGEVAEWVGIAGTSTNCAGGATPWDTWLTCEENSDLAGKNGMTKDHGYVFEVDPHDRRANRDPRPVKAFGRFDHEAVVIDPRQGHAYLTEDASGPNGLLYRWTPPHGFRHGRGRLRTLAPDAGVLAAAKCFDRNGRFVDDLSRATAIGTVYGVDWVEVPDRDARTTPVRKQFADTAVTRGRKLEGMWWADGGAYFVSSFARAESPGAPHDGQVWFYDPKRRTIRLTVLLGVNADPAKDGAYDGPDNITVSPYGGLVIAEDGTGLQHLFGATESGRTYPLARNELNIGTDESPEYSEFTGVCFSPDGRTLYANIQDPGIMLAVTGPWRRAR; encoded by the coding sequence ATGCCGCTCACCCGTAGAGACTTCACCGCCCGCACCGTGATCGCCGGTGCGGGAGTCGCCCTCACCGGAACCGTCGGCGCCCTCGCCACCGCTCCCGGAGCGCTCGCGGCCGACGACGGCACGCGGCACGACGAGCAGGGTCGCCCCCACGGCCCCGGATACGGCCCGCTCGTGCCCGACCCGGCCGGAATCCTGGCCCTCCCCGCCGGATTCAGGTACCGCGTGATCACCCACAGCGGTGTCACCACGCTCGACTCGGGCGAGACCACCCCGTCCAACCACGACGGTACGGCCGCGTTCGAGGGACACCGGGGAGTCACCCTCCTCGTCAACAACCACGAGCTGAAGGGCCCGCGCACGGGCTGGGATCGGCCCGTCCCGCTCGCGGAAGGCCTCGTCTACGACCCGGCCGCCGCCGGCGGCTGCACGGTCGTCGAGGTCCGGCGCGGCGGAGAGGTCGCCGAGTGGGTGGGCATCGCCGGTACCTCGACCAACTGCGCGGGCGGAGCCACCCCGTGGGACACCTGGCTGACCTGCGAGGAGAACTCGGACCTCGCCGGCAAGAACGGCATGACCAAGGACCACGGCTACGTCTTCGAGGTGGACCCGCACGACCGGCGCGCCAACCGCGACCCCAGGCCCGTCAAGGCCTTCGGGCGCTTTGACCACGAGGCCGTGGTCATCGACCCGCGCCAGGGCCACGCGTACCTGACGGAGGACGCCTCCGGCCCCAACGGGCTGCTCTACCGCTGGACCCCGCCGCACGGCTTCCGGCACGGGCGGGGCAGGCTCCGTACCCTCGCGCCGGACGCGGGCGTGCTCGCCGCCGCCAAGTGCTTCGACCGCAACGGCCGGTTCGTCGACGACCTCTCGCGCGCCACCGCGATCGGCACCGTGTACGGGGTGGACTGGGTGGAGGTGCCCGACCGCGACGCGCGGACGACGCCGGTACGCAAGCAGTTCGCGGACACCGCGGTGACCCGGGGGCGCAAGCTGGAGGGCATGTGGTGGGCCGACGGGGGCGCGTACTTCGTCTCCTCGTTCGCCCGCGCGGAGAGCCCGGGCGCCCCGCACGACGGCCAGGTGTGGTTCTACGACCCCAAGCGGCGCACGATCAGGCTCACCGTGCTGCTCGGTGTGAACGCCGACCCGGCGAAGGACGGCGCCTACGACGGCCCCGACAACATCACCGTGTCCCCGTACGGAGGCCTGGTCATCGCGGAGGACGGAACAGGGCTCCAGCACCTGTTCGGCGCGACGGAATCGGGGCGCACCTACCCACTGGCCCGCAACGAGCTCAACATCGGGACGGACGAGTCGCCCGAGTACTCGGAGTTCACCGGCGTCTGCTTCTCACCCGACGGGCGCACCCTCTACGCGAACATCCAGGACCCGGGCATCATGCTGGCCGTCACCGGACCGTGGCGGCGCGCCCGCTAG
- a CDS encoding endonuclease/exonuclease/phosphatase family protein translates to MRSSHPRSAAVAALVATALATGLLAGSADAAEGAVSADPIRIHDIQGTTRISPLNGKQVADVEGIVTGVRTYGSRGFWIQDPDTDDNDATSEGVFVFTSSAPTVAVGDAVKVTGTVGEYVPGGVSSGNQSVTQIAKPVVTVVSSGNALPAATAINEYTVPAAYAPAGDPAAAGSVNGLTLEPSRFALDFYESVEGMNVKIGNSRVVGATDPYSELWVTVKGWENTAKRGGTIYGSYESQNTGRLQIQQLAPVAQQPFPVANVGDKLTGTTEGPLDFNQFGGYTLVARTLGTVKAGTLAPEKTKAQAANELAVATYNVENLDPSDPQEKFDALAKAVVENLASPDVVALEEIQDDNGAKNDGTVAAEQTLTKFTAAITAAGGPAYQWRTVNPENNKDGGEPGGNIRQVFLYNPARVSFTERAAGDAVTATGVTTVDGKAALTHSPGRIDPANAAWADSRKPLAGEFVFRGKTVFVIANHFGSKGGDEGLTSHHQPPVRSSEAKRLLQAQAVNGFVKEILAADKKANVIALGDINDFEFSATADALADGGALYPAIKSLPKAERYSYVYQGNAQVLDQILTSPAIKTFTYDSVHINAEFANQNSDHDPQVLRFRP, encoded by the coding sequence ATGCGCTCCTCGCATCCCCGTTCCGCCGCCGTCGCGGCCCTCGTCGCCACCGCCCTGGCCACCGGCCTGCTCGCGGGCTCCGCCGACGCGGCCGAAGGCGCCGTGTCCGCCGATCCGATACGCATCCACGACATCCAGGGCACCACCCGCATATCCCCGCTCAACGGCAAGCAGGTCGCCGACGTCGAGGGCATCGTCACCGGCGTGCGGACGTACGGCTCGCGCGGCTTCTGGATCCAGGACCCCGACACCGACGACAACGACGCCACCAGCGAGGGCGTGTTCGTCTTCACCAGCTCGGCACCGACCGTCGCCGTCGGCGACGCCGTCAAGGTGACCGGCACGGTCGGCGAGTACGTCCCGGGTGGCGTCTCCTCCGGCAACCAGTCCGTCACCCAGATCGCCAAGCCGGTCGTGACCGTGGTCTCCTCCGGCAACGCGCTGCCGGCCGCGACCGCGATCAACGAGTACACGGTGCCCGCCGCGTACGCCCCGGCCGGCGACCCGGCCGCCGCCGGCAGCGTCAACGGCCTGACCCTGGAGCCCTCGCGCTTCGCCCTGGACTTCTACGAGTCCGTCGAGGGCATGAACGTCAAGATCGGCAACTCGCGCGTGGTCGGCGCCACCGACCCGTACTCGGAGCTGTGGGTCACGGTCAAGGGCTGGGAGAACACCGCCAAGCGCGGCGGCACGATCTACGGCTCGTACGAGTCCCAGAACACCGGCCGGCTCCAGATCCAGCAGCTCGCGCCCGTCGCGCAGCAGCCCTTCCCCGTGGCCAACGTCGGCGACAAGCTGACCGGCACCACCGAGGGTCCGCTGGACTTCAACCAGTTCGGCGGCTACACCCTGGTGGCCCGCACCCTCGGCACGGTCAAGGCGGGCACCCTCGCCCCCGAGAAGACCAAGGCGCAGGCGGCCAACGAGCTCGCGGTGGCCACGTACAACGTCGAGAACCTCGACCCGAGCGACCCGCAGGAGAAGTTCGACGCGCTGGCCAAGGCCGTCGTCGAGAACCTCGCCTCCCCCGACGTCGTGGCCCTGGAGGAGATCCAGGACGACAACGGCGCGAAGAACGACGGCACCGTCGCGGCCGAGCAGACGCTGACGAAGTTCACCGCGGCGATCACGGCGGCCGGCGGTCCCGCGTACCAGTGGCGGACCGTCAACCCCGAGAACAACAAGGACGGCGGCGAGCCCGGCGGCAACATCCGTCAGGTGTTCCTCTACAACCCCGCGCGGGTCTCCTTCACCGAGCGTGCCGCGGGCGACGCGGTGACGGCCACCGGTGTCACCACGGTCGACGGCAAGGCCGCCCTGACCCACTCCCCCGGTCGGATCGACCCGGCGAACGCGGCGTGGGCCGACAGCCGCAAGCCGCTGGCCGGCGAGTTCGTCTTCCGCGGCAAGACGGTCTTCGTCATCGCCAACCACTTCGGTTCCAAGGGCGGCGACGAGGGTCTCACCTCGCACCACCAGCCGCCGGTGCGCTCCTCGGAGGCCAAGCGACTGCTCCAGGCGCAGGCCGTGAACGGCTTCGTCAAGGAGATCCTGGCGGCCGACAAGAAGGCGAACGTCATCGCCCTCGGCGACATCAACGACTTCGAGTTCTCGGCCACCGCCGACGCCCTGGCGGACGGCGGGGCGCTGTACCCGGCGATCAAGTCGCTGCCGAAGGCGGAGCGCTACTCGTACGTGTACCAGGGCAACGCCCAGGTGCTGGACCAGATCCTGACCAGCCCGGCGATCAAGACCTTCACGTACGACAGCGTGCACATCAACGCGGAGTTCGCCAACCAGAACAGCGACCACGACCCGCAGGTGCTGCGCTTCCGCCCGTAG
- the dapD gene encoding 2,3,4,5-tetrahydropyridine-2,6-dicarboxylate N-succinyltransferase, which produces MTATRTSGAVAAGLATLTADGTVLDTWFPAPRLVAEPGPAGTERLTAEQAVELLGATAPKAIRRDAVRGVEVVAVRTVISSLDDKPLDAHDAYLRLHLLSHRLVKPHGQNLDGLFGLLTNVAWTSLGPVPVDEIETVRLNARAEGLHLQVTSIDKFPRMTDYVAPKGVRIADADRVRLGAHLAEGTTVMHEGFVNFNAGTLGTSMVEGRISAGVVVGDGSDIGGGASTMGTLSGGGKQIISIGERTLVGAEAGVGIALGDECIVEAGLYVTAGTRVTLPDGQIVKALELSGADNILFRRNSVTGAVEARPNNAVWGGLNEILHSHN; this is translated from the coding sequence ATGACTGCTACGCGTACCTCCGGCGCCGTCGCCGCCGGCCTTGCCACCCTCACCGCCGACGGCACCGTCCTCGACACCTGGTTCCCCGCCCCCCGCCTCGTCGCCGAGCCCGGCCCGGCCGGCACCGAGCGCCTCACCGCCGAACAGGCCGTGGAACTCCTCGGGGCCACCGCGCCGAAGGCGATCCGCCGGGACGCGGTCCGCGGGGTCGAGGTCGTAGCCGTCCGCACGGTCATCTCCTCGCTCGACGACAAGCCGCTGGACGCCCACGACGCGTACCTGCGCCTCCACCTGCTCAGCCACCGCCTGGTCAAGCCGCACGGCCAGAACCTCGACGGCCTCTTCGGCCTGCTGACCAACGTCGCCTGGACCTCGCTGGGCCCCGTCCCGGTCGACGAGATCGAGACGGTCCGCCTGAACGCCCGCGCCGAGGGCCTGCACCTCCAGGTCACCTCGATCGACAAGTTCCCGCGCATGACCGACTACGTCGCCCCCAAGGGCGTCCGCATCGCCGACGCCGACCGCGTCCGCCTCGGCGCGCACCTCGCCGAGGGCACCACCGTCATGCACGAGGGCTTCGTCAACTTCAACGCCGGCACCCTCGGCACCTCCATGGTCGAGGGCCGCATCTCGGCCGGCGTCGTGGTCGGCGACGGATCCGACATCGGCGGCGGCGCGTCCACCATGGGCACCCTGTCGGGCGGCGGCAAGCAGATCATCTCGATCGGCGAGCGCACCCTGGTCGGCGCCGAGGCGGGCGTCGGCATCGCCCTCGGCGACGAGTGCATCGTCGAGGCCGGCCTGTACGTCACCGCGGGCACCCGCGTCACCCTCCCGGACGGCCAGATCGTCAAGGCCCTGGAACTCTCCGGCGCCGACAACATCCTCTTCCGCCGCAACTCGGTCACCGGCGCCGTCGAGGCCCGCCCGAACAACGCGGTCTGGGGCGGCCTGAACGAGATCCTGCACAGCCACAACTGA